One window of the Pedobacter ginsengisoli genome contains the following:
- a CDS encoding MarR family winged helix-turn-helix transcriptional regulator, whose translation MKQQETIDYFLKVVWQNMANTYNQIASGFGITQAIGYVLINIDKEGTAVSQLAGLLGVKATSLSRMLNNMEDLGLIYRETSAGDKRSVKVYLTDFGREKRQLAKGVVISFNEYLNENLNSHEKNNLIQSLQKVNKLTLAYKIPVENGENKG comes from the coding sequence ATGAAACAGCAGGAGACAATAGATTATTTTTTAAAAGTAGTGTGGCAAAACATGGCCAATACTTATAACCAGATCGCATCTGGATTCGGGATTACACAGGCAATTGGGTATGTATTAATTAATATAGATAAAGAGGGAACGGCCGTGTCTCAGCTTGCGGGTTTGCTTGGCGTTAAGGCTACAAGTTTATCCAGAATGTTAAACAATATGGAGGATCTGGGGTTAATATATAGGGAAACTTCTGCGGGTGATAAGCGATCGGTTAAGGTTTACCTTACAGATTTTGGTCGTGAGAAAAGGCAGCTTGCAAAAGGTGTGGTTATTTCATTTAATGAGTACCTAAATGAAAACTTAAACTCTCACGAAAAGAACAATTTAATACAATCCTTACAGAAAGTAAATAAACTGACTTTGGCTTATAAAATACCTGTAGAAAACGGCGAAAATAAAGGCTAA
- a CDS encoding FKBP-type peptidyl-prolyl cis-trans isomerase, with protein MLKNRLLLGIAVIVGILAACTKPEVYDENAQFEIDETIIKDWATAKKVTLVKDTSGLYYKIDTLGTGADDRNATDTLTVEYEGRLMTDSVFSKATADNPFKFIRESVMPGWRIGLSLIKPGGRIELLVPSKLAYRNYPTPGVPANSVLHFVIDYKKVAKKVDK; from the coding sequence ATGTTAAAAAATAGGCTTTTATTAGGGATAGCTGTCATTGTTGGCATTTTAGCTGCGTGTACAAAACCTGAAGTCTATGATGAAAATGCTCAGTTTGAGATTGATGAAACAATAATTAAGGACTGGGCAACGGCAAAAAAGGTCACTTTAGTGAAAGATACCAGCGGGCTTTATTACAAGATTGACACTCTTGGTACCGGGGCTGACGACCGTAATGCAACTGACACCTTAACTGTGGAGTATGAAGGCAGGTTAATGACGGATTCAGTTTTTAGTAAGGCTACCGCCGATAATCCGTTTAAGTTTATCCGGGAAAGTGTAATGCCGGGCTGGAGAATAGGCTTGTCTTTAATTAAACCGGGCGGACGGATAGAATTATTGGTTCCCTCAAAGCTGGCATATAGGAATTATCCTACTCCGGGAGTGCCGGCAAATTCAGTTTTACATTTTGTTATTGATTATAAAAAAGTTGCTAAAAAAGTAGATAAATAA
- a CDS encoding FKBP-type peptidyl-prolyl cis-trans isomerase, translating into MLKKITSYTFLLVGLILLNSCKKEYESIQSIDDTKIKDYISRNNITDAIEDPDKTGFYYQIKTQGTGELFKTTDSVLYSVSVKSLLSGTDYYTTPSITNLGTYVGYASSFSYATTNGSVGFALPALRKVLQTLKPGGVARILLPSYLAFGKNGATLLNVPSNENIEFTLTTYPEKSQRLLDDRRIREFLQSKGLTATKDASTGVYYAVTDAGTGTAIELTSTLKAKYTGRKLDGNVFDSSTDGTFSTTLLQVISGWEVLKNFKKGAKVRLFIPSLEAYGTAGSSTGTIPANACLDFDIEVVDVTN; encoded by the coding sequence ATGTTAAAAAAAATAACCTCATATACCTTTCTTCTTGTAGGTTTAATTCTTCTAAATTCTTGTAAAAAGGAATATGAGTCCATTCAAAGTATAGATGATACTAAAATAAAAGATTACATCTCACGTAATAATATCACCGATGCAATTGAAGATCCTGATAAAACCGGATTCTATTACCAGATTAAAACTCAGGGAACAGGGGAGCTGTTTAAGACCACTGATTCTGTTTTGTATTCTGTATCGGTAAAATCGTTGCTTAGCGGAACGGATTATTACACCACTCCTTCAATTACTAACCTTGGAACATACGTGGGTTATGCCAGTTCTTTTTCTTATGCTACTACCAACGGTTCTGTAGGTTTTGCACTTCCTGCTTTAAGGAAGGTATTACAGACGCTTAAACCAGGTGGTGTTGCAAGAATATTATTGCCTTCGTACCTTGCTTTTGGTAAAAATGGAGCTACTCTTTTAAATGTTCCTTCGAACGAGAACATAGAATTCACGCTAACTACTTATCCTGAAAAATCGCAAAGATTGCTGGATGACAGAAGAATCAGAGAGTTCCTGCAGTCAAAAGGCTTAACCGCTACAAAAGATGCCTCAACAGGTGTTTATTACGCTGTTACTGATGCCGGGACGGGTACTGCTATAGAACTTACTTCTACTTTGAAGGCTAAATACACAGGGCGTAAACTTGATGGAAATGTGTTCGATTCAAGTACTGATGGTACATTCTCGACTACGTTATTGCAAGTTATTTCAGGATGGGAAGTATTAAAGAATTTTAAAAAGGGTGCGAAAGTACGACTTTTCATTCCGTCTTTAGAGGCCTATGGAACTGCTGGTAGTTCAACAGGAACTATTCCTGCTAATGCCTGTTTAGATTTTGATATTGAAGTTGTTGATGTTACCAATTAA
- the ggt gene encoding gamma-glutamyltransferase, which yields MLSGCVGGQLGKRNGNEYRNGMVVSASPLASKVGLAILKKGGNAVDAAVAVQFALAVVYPNAGNLGGGGFMVYRTASGEANTLDFREKAAALSARDMYLDSAGNAIVDKSLYGHLAAGVPGSVAGMVQAHQKYGKLKWADLIGPAIDLAKNGFKVSVRQARELNGLKETFAKFNPDGTAFLKADDWKEGDILIQKELANTLESIRDHGNAGFYEGPVADSLVAEMQRGQGIISKEDLKNYKAVWRKPIIGNYKAYKIITMPPPSSGGIALLQLLKSVESYPLKRWGLNADSTVQLVVEAERRVYADRAAYLGDPDFFKVPEQQLLNNAYIKGRMSNFSWNKATPSTEVKEGDLAIREHEETTHFSIVDRDGNAVAITTTLNGSYGAAVVVKGAGFLLNNEMDDFSVKPGTPNMYGLVGGEANAIAPGKRMLSSMTPTIIEKDGKLCMVVGTPGGSTIITSVFQTILNVIEFEKSMQQAVSAKKFHHQWLPDEVYTEDNTLDSLTTLKLKAKGYHIVPRGPIGRVDAILKTKWGYYQGGADPRGDDSIAAW from the coding sequence ATGCTATCCGGATGTGTTGGCGGACAGCTTGGTAAGCGCAATGGTAACGAATATAGAAATGGAATGGTAGTTTCGGCCAGTCCGCTTGCTTCTAAAGTTGGCCTTGCTATTTTAAAAAAGGGCGGTAACGCGGTTGATGCTGCGGTTGCTGTGCAGTTTGCCCTGGCTGTTGTTTATCCTAATGCAGGCAATTTGGGTGGTGGTGGTTTTATGGTTTATCGCACTGCTTCGGGAGAAGCAAATACATTGGACTTTAGAGAAAAAGCGGCAGCATTGTCGGCAAGAGACATGTATTTAGATTCTGCCGGAAATGCCATTGTCGATAAAAGTTTGTATGGCCATTTGGCTGCGGGGGTTCCGGGCTCGGTAGCCGGAATGGTTCAGGCTCATCAAAAATATGGAAAACTAAAATGGGCCGATTTAATTGGGCCTGCTATAGATCTGGCTAAAAATGGCTTTAAAGTTAGCGTAAGGCAGGCCAGAGAACTTAACGGACTAAAAGAAACATTTGCTAAGTTCAACCCTGATGGTACTGCTTTTTTAAAAGCAGACGATTGGAAGGAAGGTGATATTTTGATTCAAAAAGAACTGGCCAATACGCTGGAATCGATTAGAGACCATGGCAACGCTGGATTTTATGAAGGGCCGGTTGCAGATAGTTTGGTGGCCGAGATGCAACGAGGGCAGGGAATTATCTCTAAAGAAGATCTTAAAAATTATAAGGCAGTTTGGCGTAAACCTATAATAGGCAATTATAAAGCGTATAAAATTATTACAATGCCGCCGCCATCAAGCGGGGGTATTGCGCTGTTGCAATTGCTGAAATCGGTAGAAAGTTATCCGTTAAAACGATGGGGTTTAAATGCTGATTCAACTGTTCAATTGGTGGTTGAGGCCGAGCGTAGGGTATATGCTGATAGGGCTGCTTACCTTGGCGATCCTGATTTTTTTAAAGTGCCGGAGCAGCAGCTTTTAAATAATGCTTACATAAAAGGTAGGATGAGCAATTTTAGCTGGAACAAGGCAACTCCAAGTACAGAAGTTAAAGAAGGCGATTTAGCTATTCGTGAGCATGAGGAAACTACTCATTTTTCTATTGTAGATAGGGATGGGAATGCGGTAGCAATTACCACAACTTTAAACGGGTCGTACGGTGCAGCAGTAGTAGTAAAAGGAGCGGGTTTCTTGTTAAATAACGAAATGGACGATTTTTCTGTAAAGCCCGGTACACCTAATATGTATGGATTGGTTGGTGGCGAGGCTAATGCCATAGCCCCCGGTAAGCGTATGTTAAGTTCTATGACGCCTACTATTATAGAAAAGGATGGTAAGTTGTGTATGGTAGTGGGCACGCCGGGTGGTTCAACCATTATTACATCGGTTTTTCAAACCATATTAAACGTAATAGAATTCGAAAAGAGTATGCAGCAGGCGGTATCGGCTAAAAAGTTTCATCACCAATGGTTACCTGATGAAGTTTATACAGAGGATAATACGCTTGATAGTTTAACCACTTTAAAACTTAAGGCTAAAGGTTACCATATTGTGCCCCGTGGGCCAATTGGCAGGGTAGATGCAATATTAAAAACCAAGTGGGGGTATTATCAGGGTGGTGCCGATCCAAGAGGCGATGATAGTATTGCCGCATGGTAG
- a CDS encoding DUF6089 family protein → MKLRLFKCLPLAVAGLFIGGAVQAQDSTRVTSGDANKLNTWSIGINGGALAPISPLGGKNDFSNWKSNFGYGLYIKKQITPYFSLRLDGVRGKLTGDNSEPYKSGAVNESPFSAFETKLDYSASLNAVVNLFNIDMFNKNNALQLYASAGAGVAGYKVKTATAGGTLTDYKNGETLNELVIPVGVGAKFKLSDRINLDLGWTMNYLDNDDLDGYYRGSNDKYSYAYGGLEFALGSGQKQLAWHNPVALTYDEALQAKQTANALKGDLEAQKAENQKLRGEMNDLLKDTDGDGVADKLDKCPGTPAGTVVDGSGCPLKVPAPIEKVVITEADRKVVADAIKNLEFDLGKATIRAKSYATLNRVAALLVEKNFSLKLAGHTDNTGSDALNMRLSKARAESVKAYLTSQGANASRIEATGYGESQPIASNKTASGRQQNRRVEFTLY, encoded by the coding sequence ATGAAACTAAGATTATTTAAATGTTTACCATTAGCCGTTGCAGGCCTTTTTATAGGTGGTGCAGTTCAGGCTCAGGATTCAACACGGGTTACAAGTGGCGATGCAAATAAGTTAAATACGTGGTCTATTGGTATAAATGGCGGTGCATTAGCTCCAATTTCTCCGTTAGGTGGAAAAAATGATTTCTCGAACTGGAAAAGTAATTTCGGCTACGGATTATACATTAAAAAGCAAATTACACCATATTTCTCATTGCGTTTAGATGGGGTAAGGGGTAAGTTAACCGGCGATAATTCTGAACCATATAAAAGTGGTGCAGTAAACGAGAGTCCGTTTAGTGCTTTTGAAACCAAGTTGGATTATTCAGCAAGTTTAAATGCTGTAGTGAATTTGTTTAATATTGATATGTTCAATAAAAACAATGCATTGCAGTTGTATGCATCGGCAGGTGCTGGTGTTGCAGGTTATAAAGTTAAAACTGCTACAGCAGGTGGTACTTTGACCGACTATAAAAATGGCGAAACACTTAATGAACTGGTTATTCCGGTTGGTGTAGGTGCTAAGTTTAAACTATCGGACAGGATAAACCTTGATCTGGGCTGGACAATGAACTATCTTGATAATGATGATCTTGATGGTTACTATCGCGGAAGCAATGATAAATACTCGTATGCTTATGGTGGTTTAGAATTTGCTTTGGGTAGCGGACAAAAACAGCTTGCATGGCATAATCCTGTAGCTTTAACTTATGATGAGGCTTTACAGGCTAAACAAACTGCCAATGCTTTAAAAGGTGATTTGGAAGCTCAGAAAGCTGAGAACCAAAAGCTAAGAGGCGAAATGAACGATTTGCTGAAAGATACAGATGGCGATGGTGTTGCTGATAAACTGGATAAATGTCCGGGTACGCCTGCAGGAACTGTTGTTGATGGATCTGGATGTCCGCTAAAAGTACCTGCTCCGATTGAAAAAGTAGTGATAACTGAAGCTGACCGTAAGGTTGTTGCTGATGCGATTAAAAACTTAGAGTTTGATTTGGGTAAAGCTACCATCAGGGCAAAATCTTATGCTACATTGAATCGCGTTGCGGCGCTGTTGGTTGAGAAAAACTTTAGCTTAAAATTAGCAGGTCATACTGATAATACAGGATCTGATGCGTTGAATATGAGGTTGTCTAAAGCCAGAGCAGAATCTGTGAAAGCTTATTTAACATCGCAAGGAGCCAATGCTTCGCGTATAGAGGCAACAGGATATGGCGAGAGCCAGCCTATTGCATCAAATAAAACTGCATCGGGCCGTCAACAAAACAGAAGGGTAGAGTTTACGCTTTACTAG
- a CDS encoding acyl-CoA dehydrogenase family protein: METTDKKTIKGGEFLITETAYQDVFIPEEFDEEQKMIAQTCRDFLVAEVYPNLERIDMQEEGLMPSLMDKAGELGILGVSIPEEYGGFGKNFNTSMLVADVIGAGHSFAVALSAHTGIGTLPILYYGNAAQKDKYIPKLATGEWKAAYCLTEPNSGSDANSGKTKAKLSADGKHYVINGQKMWITNGGFADIFIVFAKIDDDKNLTAFIVEREFGGITMNPEEHKMGIKGSSTRQVFFNDCPVPVENMLSERENGFKIAVNILNIGRIKLAAAAIGASKSVIDTAINYSNERIQFERPISKYGAIRHKLAEMASKVYAVESANYRAGQNIDDAYDTLVAGGMDAGKAKLKSTEQFAVECAILKVWGSEALDFVVDEGVQIYGGMGFSAEAPMDRAYRDARINRIFEGTNEINRLLTVDMMLKRAMKGELDLMTPATAVAAELMSIPEFGEEDDTLFAAEKKILKNLKKATLMVAGAAVQKLMMSLSKEQEILMNIADMASYVYVAESAMLRTEKLVSLRGEKECEGQLNLMRIYFVEAIDAVQKAGKEALWAFAEGDELRMMMVGLRRFTKAEPFNVKNVRQSVAQQLIAANRYCY; this comes from the coding sequence ATGGAGACTACAGACAAAAAGACTATTAAGGGTGGAGAGTTTTTGATAACAGAAACCGCCTATCAGGATGTATTTATTCCTGAAGAATTTGATGAAGAGCAGAAAATGATTGCACAAACCTGTCGTGATTTCCTTGTGGCAGAGGTGTATCCAAATCTGGAGCGTATTGATATGCAGGAAGAGGGGTTGATGCCTTCACTAATGGATAAAGCAGGTGAGTTGGGTATTCTTGGTGTTTCTATACCTGAAGAGTACGGTGGTTTTGGAAAGAACTTTAATACCTCGATGCTGGTAGCCGATGTTATTGGTGCTGGTCATTCTTTTGCTGTTGCGCTTTCAGCCCATACCGGAATTGGTACTTTACCTATTCTGTATTATGGAAATGCTGCCCAAAAAGATAAGTATATACCTAAACTGGCTACTGGCGAGTGGAAAGCGGCATATTGTTTAACTGAACCAAACTCTGGTTCTGATGCCAACTCTGGCAAAACAAAGGCTAAGCTAAGTGCTGATGGTAAACATTATGTAATTAATGGTCAGAAAATGTGGATTACCAATGGTGGCTTTGCAGATATATTTATTGTTTTTGCTAAGATTGATGATGATAAAAACCTAACTGCTTTTATTGTTGAACGTGAGTTTGGTGGTATTACCATGAACCCTGAAGAGCATAAGATGGGTATTAAAGGCTCGTCGACCCGACAGGTGTTTTTTAACGACTGCCCTGTACCTGTAGAAAATATGCTATCTGAGCGTGAGAACGGATTTAAGATTGCCGTAAATATTTTAAATATTGGAAGGATTAAACTTGCAGCTGCGGCTATTGGTGCTTCTAAATCAGTTATAGATACTGCCATTAATTACTCGAACGAGCGTATTCAGTTTGAACGACCTATTTCTAAATACGGCGCTATCCGCCATAAACTTGCTGAGATGGCATCTAAAGTTTATGCTGTGGAATCTGCTAATTACCGTGCTGGTCAGAATATTGATGATGCTTATGATACCTTGGTTGCGGGTGGTATGGATGCAGGTAAGGCCAAATTAAAATCTACTGAGCAGTTTGCAGTAGAGTGTGCAATTTTGAAGGTTTGGGGTTCTGAGGCATTGGATTTTGTTGTTGATGAAGGTGTGCAGATTTATGGTGGTATGGGATTTTCGGCAGAAGCGCCAATGGATAGGGCTTATCGCGATGCGAGGATTAACAGGATATTTGAAGGGACTAACGAGATAAACAGATTGCTTACGGTTGATATGATGTTGAAGCGTGCAATGAAGGGTGAATTGGATTTGATGACACCGGCAACTGCTGTGGCTGCTGAGTTGATGTCTATTCCTGAATTTGGTGAGGAGGATGATACTTTGTTTGCCGCTGAGAAAAAGATTCTTAAAAACCTTAAAAAGGCTACTTTAATGGTTGCCGGCGCCGCTGTTCAGAAATTGATGATGAGCTTGTCTAAAGAGCAGGAAATTCTAATGAATATTGCTGATATGGCTAGCTATGTTTATGTGGCTGAATCGGCAATGCTAAGAACTGAGAAACTGGTAAGTTTAAGAGGGGAAAAGGAATGCGAAGGGCAGTTGAATTTAATGCGTATTTACTTTGTAGAAGCTATTGATGCGGTTCAAAAAGCAGGTAAAGAAGCGTTATGGGCTTTTGCAGAGGGTGATGAGTTGAGAATGATGATGGTTGGTTTACGCAGGTTTACTAAAGCAGAGCCATTTAATGTTAAAAATGTTCGCCAAAGTGTGGCACAGCAGTTGATTGCTGCAAATAGATATTGTTACTAA
- a CDS encoding 3-hydroxyacyl-CoA dehydrogenase/enoyl-CoA hydratase family protein, whose protein sequence is MINKKINKVAVLGSGIMGSRIACHFANIGVEVLLLDIVPKEGPRNGIVDAALQTAVKTNPSPVYSKKVLSKITTGNFDDDMSKIAGCDWIIEVVVENLDIKKKVFEQVEQHRKAGTLVTSNTSGIPIHMMAEGRSDDFRANFCGTHFFNPPRYLRLLEIIPTPHTKPELVDFLMYYGDKFLGKTTVLCKDTPAFIANRVGVYSIMALLHLVEKMELTVEEVDKYTGPALGRPKSATFRTTDVVGLDTMIKVAKGLYDNCPDDKAHDLFKLPAYVEKMEANKWLGDKTNQGFYKKTKTAEGKTEILALDLKTLEYRPQVKVKSATLDLTKPIENVRDRMKVFAAGKDKAGELFRASFFGLFEYVSDRIPEISDELYRIDDAMRAGFGWDLGPFEVWDAVGVAESIEGMKKYGHEAAAWVHEMLAAGNTSFYKVEDGVRKYYDIPTKSYKAVQGAEAFIILDNLRANKVIWKNSGASIIDLGDGIINVEFHSKMNTIGGDTLQAINKAIDMAEKDYRGVVIGNDGANFSAGANVGMIFMMAVEQEWDELNMAIRMFQNTSMRIRYSSIPVVVAPHNLTLGGGCEFSLHADHVQLNAETYMGLVEFGVGVIPGGGGTKEFALRASDEYNDDQIVQNVLKDRFLTIGMAKVSTSAAEAFELGYLQKGKYSISMNRSRLIADAKAKAIELADAGYTKSVQRKDIKVLGKQGLGIVYAGANTMYSGHYISEHDKKISEKLGWVMCGGDLSSPTEVTEQYLLDLEREVFLSLCGERKTLERIQSIVTKGKPLRN, encoded by the coding sequence ATGATAAACAAAAAGATAAATAAGGTTGCGGTATTGGGATCTGGTATTATGGGATCGCGTATTGCCTGTCACTTTGCAAATATAGGTGTTGAGGTCTTGTTGTTAGATATTGTGCCAAAAGAGGGGCCTAGAAATGGTATAGTTGATGCAGCATTGCAAACAGCTGTGAAAACTAATCCCTCGCCAGTTTATTCAAAAAAAGTACTTAGCAAAATTACTACCGGTAATTTTGATGATGATATGTCGAAAATTGCAGGCTGCGATTGGATTATTGAGGTTGTTGTAGAGAATCTGGATATAAAGAAAAAGGTATTTGAGCAGGTTGAACAACACCGTAAAGCAGGTACTTTGGTTACTTCAAATACATCTGGTATTCCTATTCATATGATGGCAGAGGGTAGAAGTGATGATTTTAGGGCTAATTTCTGCGGTACGCATTTTTTTAATCCACCACGTTATTTAAGGTTACTTGAAATTATTCCTACGCCGCATACTAAGCCGGAACTGGTTGATTTTCTGATGTATTATGGCGATAAGTTTTTAGGTAAAACGACTGTTTTATGTAAAGATACGCCTGCGTTCATTGCAAACAGGGTTGGGGTGTATTCTATTATGGCGCTATTACATCTAGTTGAAAAGATGGAGCTTACGGTAGAGGAAGTGGATAAATATACCGGTCCGGCCTTGGGCCGACCAAAATCGGCAACTTTCCGTACTACTGATGTGGTTGGGTTAGATACCATGATTAAGGTTGCAAAAGGACTTTATGATAATTGCCCGGATGATAAGGCACATGATCTTTTTAAACTTCCGGCATATGTAGAAAAGATGGAAGCCAACAAATGGCTTGGTGATAAAACCAACCAGGGTTTCTATAAAAAAACAAAAACTGCTGAGGGCAAAACAGAAATTCTTGCACTCGATTTAAAAACACTGGAATACAGACCGCAGGTAAAGGTTAAGTCGGCCACGCTGGATTTGACCAAGCCGATTGAGAACGTAAGAGACAGGATGAAGGTATTTGCTGCTGGAAAAGACAAAGCGGGCGAGCTTTTTAGGGCTTCGTTTTTTGGTCTGTTCGAGTATGTATCTGACAGGATTCCTGAGATTTCTGATGAGCTATATAGAATTGATGATGCCATGCGGGCTGGTTTTGGATGGGATTTGGGACCGTTTGAAGTTTGGGATGCTGTGGGTGTTGCAGAATCTATTGAAGGCATGAAAAAATATGGACATGAGGCTGCGGCCTGGGTTCATGAAATGCTTGCTGCGGGCAATACTTCGTTTTACAAGGTAGAGGATGGTGTGCGTAAATATTATGATATCCCTACTAAAAGCTATAAAGCGGTACAGGGTGCTGAGGCATTTATTATTCTTGATAATTTAAGGGCCAATAAGGTGATCTGGAAAAACTCCGGTGCATCTATTATTGATCTTGGCGATGGCATTATTAACGTAGAGTTTCATTCTAAAATGAATACCATTGGTGGTGATACTTTACAGGCTATTAATAAGGCTATTGATATGGCAGAGAAGGATTACAGAGGGGTGGTTATTGGTAATGATGGTGCAAACTTCTCGGCAGGTGCCAATGTAGGGATGATCTTTATGATGGCGGTTGAGCAGGAATGGGATGAATTGAATATGGCTATAAGGATGTTTCAGAATACTTCTATGCGCATCAGGTATTCATCTATTCCGGTGGTTGTTGCTCCACATAACCTTACGCTTGGTGGGGGCTGTGAGTTTAGCTTACATGCAGATCATGTGCAGCTGAATGCCGAAACCTATATGGGTTTGGTTGAGTTTGGTGTAGGGGTTATTCCTGGTGGTGGTGGTACCAAAGAGTTTGCTTTAAGGGCTTCTGATGAGTACAATGACGATCAGATTGTTCAAAATGTGCTTAAGGATAGGTTTTTAACTATTGGTATGGCTAAGGTTTCTACTTCGGCTGCTGAGGCATTTGAATTGGGTTATTTGCAAAAAGGTAAATATTCTATTTCTATGAACCGCAGCAGACTTATTGCCGATGCCAAGGCTAAAGCAATTGAACTTGCAGATGCAGGTTATACCAAGTCGGTTCAGCGTAAGGATATTAAAGTTTTGGGTAAACAGGGCTTGGGTATTGTTTATGCAGGTGCTAATACCATGTATTCGGGCCATTATATTTCTGAGCACGATAAAAAGATCTCTGAAAAATTAGGCTGGGTAATGTGTGGAGGTGATCTTTCATCGCCTACGGAAGTAACCGAGCAATATTTGCTGGATTTGGAAAGGGAAGTGTTTTTATCGCTCTGCGGTGAAAGGAAAACGCTTGAACGTATCCAAAGCATTGTAACTAAAGGTAAGCCGTTAAGGAATTAA
- a CDS encoding AMP-dependent synthetase/ligase, with translation MAVTITRVFDLLQYNLEKFPKEEFVSGKINGQWVKYSTQKFCDTVDALSRGLIGIGIEKESRVAVISHNRPEWNIADFAIMQIGAYQIPLYPTLAEHDIKFILENAAVTVVFAADETLYKKLKNVCAELKSAIKVYTFNEVSGAENWSVLLADGIKQFQINLDEYRAQIKADDILTLIYTSGTTGTPKGVMLTHDNLVKNFQNSAVLLPDGIRTGLSFLPLSHIFERMVVYLYMFTNTGVYYAESMDTIVADIQFVKPTVFSTVPRLLEKVYEKIMEKGKALTGVKRGIFFWSVTLAEKFEIESGWFYNLKLGIARKLVFKKWQEALGGNIIVIISGGAALNPRLARIFWAAGMPVFEGYGLTETSPVITVNHFGNTMFGTVGPAIEGVEVKIAEDGEVLARGHDIMKGYYMRDDLTAETIDKDGWFHTGDIGELVNGRFLKITDRKKEIFKTAGGKYVAPQMIENKFKETPLVEQVMVLGENRKFPSALIVPNFVALKVWAEKKGIGYTTDAEMVKDPNVLEKFQQIVVLSGKDFGKWEQVKRFALLAKQWTIDGGELTPKLSLKRKIILEKNKDIIDKIYVDAENYKEEKHE, from the coding sequence ATGGCTGTAACGATAACAAGAGTATTCGACTTGCTTCAATACAATTTAGAGAAATTTCCAAAGGAAGAATTTGTTAGTGGTAAAATAAACGGGCAATGGGTAAAATACAGTACTCAAAAGTTTTGTGATACGGTTGATGCGCTGAGCCGTGGGCTTATTGGAATAGGTATTGAAAAAGAATCCAGAGTGGCGGTAATTTCACATAACAGGCCAGAATGGAATATTGCCGATTTTGCCATCATGCAGATAGGTGCTTATCAGATACCGCTTTATCCAACACTTGCAGAGCACGATATTAAGTTTATCCTCGAAAATGCAGCTGTTACCGTGGTATTTGCGGCTGATGAAACGCTTTATAAAAAACTAAAAAATGTATGTGCCGAACTGAAATCAGCCATTAAGGTATATACATTTAATGAGGTTTCTGGAGCCGAGAACTGGTCTGTATTACTGGCCGATGGTATAAAGCAGTTTCAGATAAATCTGGACGAATACCGAGCGCAAATAAAGGCCGACGATATTTTAACTCTTATATATACTTCGGGAACAACCGGAACGCCTAAAGGGGTTATGCTTACGCATGATAATCTGGTTAAAAATTTCCAGAATTCGGCAGTGCTTTTACCAGATGGAATAAGAACAGGGCTTAGCTTTTTACCACTGTCTCATATTTTTGAGCGCATGGTTGTGTACCTGTATATGTTTACAAATACTGGTGTTTATTATGCTGAAAGCATGGATACTATTGTGGCCGATATTCAGTTTGTAAAACCTACGGTTTTTTCGACAGTTCCGCGGTTGTTGGAAAAGGTTTATGAGAAAATCATGGAAAAAGGCAAGGCGCTTACCGGTGTTAAAAGAGGGATTTTCTTTTGGTCGGTAACGTTGGCAGAGAAGTTTGAAATTGAAAGCGGCTGGTTCTATAATTTAAAACTAGGCATTGCCCGAAAACTGGTATTTAAAAAATGGCAGGAAGCCCTGGGCGGCAATATCATTGTTATTATTTCGGGCGGGGCAGCTTTAAATCCGCGGTTAGCAAGAATCTTTTGGGCGGCAGGTATGCCGGTGTTTGAAGGTTATGGATTAACAGAAACATCGCCGGTAATTACAGTAAACCATTTTGGTAATACCATGTTTGGTACTGTAGGGCCTGCAATTGAAGGGGTAGAGGTAAAGATTGCCGAAGATGGAGAGGTTTTGGCGCGTGGCCACGATATTATGAAGGGCTACTATATGCGCGATGACCTTACTGCCGAAACCATAGATAAGGATGGCTGGTTCCATACCGGCGATATTGGCGAGCTGGTAAATGGCAGGTTTTTGAAAATTACTGATCGTAAAAAAGAGATATTTAAAACTGCAGGCGGTAAGTATGTGGCGCCTCAAATGATAGAAAATAAATTTAAAGAAACACCATTGGTGGAACAGGTTATGGTACTTGGCGAAAATCGTAAGTTTCCATCGGCTTTAATTGTTCCTAATTTTGTTGCTTTAAAAGTCTGGGCCGAGAAAAAGGGAATAGGGTATACCACCGATGCTGAAATGGTGAAGGACCCGAATGTGTTAGAAAAATTTCAGCAGATTGTGGTGTTATCGGGTAAGGATTTTGGTAAATGGGAGCAGGTTAAACGCTTCGCTCTGTTGGCCAAACAGTGGACTATTGATGGTGGCGAGCTTACGCCTAAACTTAGTTTGAAACGTAAGATTATTCTGGAAAAGAATAAAGATATTATTGATAAGATTTATGTCGACGCAGAGAACTATAAAGAAGAGAAACACGAATAA